In the genome of Pseudomonas fluorescens, the window TGGTGAAAAAACACCTGGCGATGGCCGAAATCGTCGCTGCCGATCCCGCAGTCGAAACGTTTTCACATTCCGTCGGCGTCTCGGGCAGCAACCAGACCATTGCCAACGGCCGCTTCTGGATCACCCTGAAAAAACGCGGGGATCGCGATGTCTCGGCCAGCCAGTTCATCGACCGGATTCGCCCGCAACTGATGAAAGTCCCGGGCATCGTGCTCTACCTGCGTGCAGGGCAAGACATCAACCTCAGCTCCGGCCCGAGCCGCGCCCAGTACCAATACGTGCTCAAGAGCAACGACGGTGCGACCCTCAGCACCTGGACCCAACGCCTGACGGAAAAACTACGCGCCAACCCGGCCTTCCGCGACATTTCCAACGACCTGCAACTGGGCGGCAGCATCACCCACATCAGCATCGACCGCAGCGCCGCGGCACGTTTCGGCCTCACCGCCAGCGACGTCGACGAAGCCCTGTACGATGCCTTCGGCCAGCGCCAGGTCAATGAATTCCAGACCCAGATCAACCAGTACAACGTGATCCTGGAACTGGATACCAAACAGCGCGGCAAGGCCGAAAGCCTCAACTATTTCTACCTGCGCTCGCCCCTGAGCGGGGAAATGGTGCCGCTGTCGGCCCTGGCCAGGTTCGATGCGCCGACCATCGGCCCGCTGTCCATCGCCCATGACGGGATGTTTCCCGCCGCCAACCTGTCGTTCAACCTGGCCCCCGGCGTGGCGTTGGGCGATGCGGTGATCATGCTCAACCAGGCCAAGGCCGACATCGGCATGCCGACCGCCATCAGCGGCAACTTCCAGGGCGCGGCCCAGGCGTTCCAGAGTTCGCTGGCCAGCCAGCCGTGGCTGATCCTGGCGGCGCTGTTGGCGGTGTACATCATCCTCGGCGTGCTCTACGAGAGCTTCGTGCACCCGCTGACGATCATTTCCACCTTGCCTTCGGCGGGCCTCGGCGCAGTGATCATGCTGTGGATCTGCGGTCAGGACTTTTCGATCATGGCCTTGATCGGGCTGGTGTTGTTGATCGGTATCGTCAAGAAAAACGGCATCCTGATGATCGACTTCGCCCTCGAAGCGCAGCGCAATGGCGGACTGTCGCCAGAGGAAGCGATCTTCAAGGCCTGCATCACGCGGTTCCGGCCGATCATCATGACCACCCTTGCCGCCCTGCTCGGCGCCCTGCCGCTGATGCTCGGTTACGGCACCGGCGCCGAGTTGCGCCAGCCCTTGGGGATCGCCGTGGTCGGCGGCTTGCTGGTGAGCCAGGCGCTGACGCTGTTCACCACGCCGGTCATATACTTGTGGCTTGAGCGGCTATTCCATCGACCTAAACCTGCGCCAGAACCGGTGCTGGCGACCACAGACTGAGGCGGGGTCATGCGCGTTCTGATTATCGAAGACGAAGAAAAAACCGCGGACTATCTGCATCGCGGCCTGACGGAGCAGGGTTTCACCGTGGATCTGGCCCGCGATGGTGTGGAAGGCCTGCATCTGGCGCTGGAGAGCGACTACGCGGTGATCGTCCTCGACGTGATGCTACCGGGCCTCGACGGCTTCGGTGTGTTGCGCGCCCTGCGTGCGCGCAAGCAAACCCCGGTGATCATGCTCACCGCCCGCGAGCGTGTGGAAGATCGCATCAAGGGCCTGCGTGAAGGCGCCGATGACTATCTGGGCAAACCGTTTTCCTTCCTTGAACTGGTGGCACGCCTGCAAGCGCTGACCCGCCGTAGCGGCGGCCATGAACCGGTGCAGGTGAGTATCGCTGACCTGTGGATAGATTTGATCAGCCGCAAGGCCACCCGCGCCGGTACACGTCTGGAACTGACCGCCAAGGAGTTCTCGCTGCTCAGCGTGCTGGCCCGGCGTCAGGGCGAAATCCTCTCGAAAACCGCCATTGCCGAGATGGTCTGGGACATCAATTTCGACAGCGACGCCAACGTCGTCGAAGTCGCGATCAAACGCCTGCGGGCCAAGCTCGACGGGCCGTTCGAAGAAAAATTGCTGCACACCATTCGCGGTATGGGTTATGTTCTGGAGAGCCGTGGTGTCCAGTAATTCCATTGCGCTGCGCCTGAGCGGCATGTTCACACTGGTGGCGCTTCTGGTCTTTCTGTTGATCGGTTGGGCGCTGTACCAGCAGGTCGACAAGGGCCTGGGCCTGCTGCCCGAAGCCGAACTGGATGCGCGCTACAGCGTGCTCGAATCCACGGTCGGCCGTTACGGCACGCCCGAGCACTGGGTGAAGATCAACAACAAGCTCAACCTGCTGAGCGAAGAAGACAAACGCATCAGTTTCTGGATCATCAGCGGCGATCCGCACTACGAATACGGCAACCTGACCCCGCAGATCCGCGCCTTTGCCCAAGGGCCCCTGGGCACGCGCGACATGCATCTGCCGGAGCACCCGTATCCGCTGAAAGTGCTGGTCAGCGAATTCCCGGCCAAGGACCAGCGCCCAGCGCTGCGCTTCATGATCGCCATCGACACCGAAACGTTTTTCCATACCCAGCATCACCTACTGGTCGCGCTGATCAGCTTGGCGATTGTCGGCGTGCTGCTGGCCTCGGCACTGGGTTATTGGGTGGCGCGGATCGGGCTCAAGCCGCTGATCAAACTGTCCCAGGAAGCCCAGCGCCTGGCTCCGCCGTTGCGCTCGGGACGCTTGCGACTCTCACCGTTGCCGCCTGAGCTTGATCAATTCGTCAGTTCGTTCAACTCGACCCTGGAACGGGTCGAGCAGGCCTACTCGCGCCTTGAGTCATTCAACGCCGATGTCGCCCACGAACTGCGCTCGCCATTGACCAACCTGATCGGCCAGACCCAGGTCGCATTGACCCGCGGGCGCTCCGCCGAGCATTACTTCGAAGTGCTGCAATCGAACCTCGAAGAGCTTGAGCGACTGCGTTCGATCATCAACGACATGCTGTTCCTCGCCAGCGCCGATCAGGGCAGCAAGGCGACCAAACTGACGTCCACGTCGCTGGCGGATGAAGTAGCCACGACCCTGGAATATCTGGATTTCATTCTCGAGGACGCTCAGGTCCAGGTTGAGGTCAGTGGTGACGCGCAAGTGCGGATCGAAATCGCCCATCTGCGCCGGGCGTTGATCAACTTGTTGAATAACGCGGTGCAGCACACCGCGCCCGGGCAGGTGATTCAAGTGCGGATCGAAGTCCAGGAGCATCAAGTCAGCATCGGCGTCGCCAACCCCGGCTCGCCGATTGCCAGTGAGCATCTGCCGCGCCTGTTCGAGCGCTTCTACCGGGTCGATGCGTCACGCAGCAACAGCGGCCACAACCACGGTCTGGGGCTGGCCATCGTCAAGGCGATTGCGTTGATGCATGGTGGGGATGTGTTCGTGCGCAGTGACCATGGGATGAATACGTTCGGGATTCATCTTCCTGTCTGATCCTCTTCTTCCTTTGTGGGAGCGAGCCTGCTCGCGATGCAGGCAACGCGGTGCAACTCAAGGACCGAGGTGTTGCTATCGCGAGCAGGCTCGCTCCCACATTGGATTTGGGTTGAACACATATAGGCGGCCAACCCACTATTGCCATAACCGCAACAGTCCTTTCATGAATCCACTCTTTTTCCCCTCCCCCAAGATCCTTATCTTTGCCCGCACCAAACAGCACTTGCCAAGCAAGAAGGTTTTAAAGATGTCCAACAGTATGGGTATTGCCAGCGCTTTCGTTTTGTCCTCTTTGTTCCTGTCGCCGTTGGCGATGGCGGAAGAATCGCAGACTTTCGTTGCGCATAACGCCGCACGCGCTGCAACGTTCGAAGAGCATCGGATCGAGATGACAGCCAAAGCTGTGCAAGACGCCCAAGCCCCGCAAGCATCCAGCATCCAGGCCCAGCCACGGGTCGAGAAAGACAGCTGATCTGCACCGATCACTCCCGTTTCCCTCGACACTTTTCATCGGCTCTTCCCTTTGAAAAGTTGTCTTCAAAGCCGCTGCTGTCAGCGGCTTTTTTTATAGTGGCGACTCGACCTTCATTGCAATTTCTGCAACGAAAGTCACTGACGCCCACGCCATTGATCAATCGCACGAGCAACAGGAACGATTCACTCGGCTGCTGCGTTTATGCAACTACGCTTACAGCGTCCCTTTAGCAGACGTCAGCCCTATGACCGCAAGCCGTACCGCACATTTTCAAGGCCCGCCCGGGCGACCCGAAATCATGGTGATCGTCGGCAGCACCCTGACAGTCATTTCAATCCTGTGCATCGTCACTTTCCTGCTGATCCGCGAACACGCCAATGCCCAGCAGACCGCCACACGCAGCGCGACCACCATCGCGCAACTGATCGATGCCGATGTCCTGCGCACGGTCGAGCTCTATGACTTGACCTTGCAGGGCCTGATTGCCGCCGCCCAACGGGACGACCTGAAACAGGTTTCGCCGCAGATCCGCCATCTGGTGCTGTTCGACCGCTCTACCACCGCGCGCTACAAGGGCGACATCCTGCTGCTGGACAAGCACGGCGACGTGCTGGCCGACTCATCATTGATCGAACCGAAACCGGGCAACTTCGCTGACCGCGATTATTTCCTGGCCCATACCTTCAATCGTGACTCCGGCATGTTTATCAGCCGACCGTTCAAGCCGCGCTGCGACTGCGATGACAGCGACGAATGGCGTATCAGTTTCAGTCGGCGCATTTCCTCGCCCACGGGTGAATTCCTGGGGGTCGCGGTGGCGTCGATGCGCATGAGCTACTTCGACCAGCTGTTCAACAGCCTCGACATCGGCAACGGCAGTACGCTGGGCATCATCAATGATGACGGGGTTCTCCTGGCGCAGAAGCCGTACCGGGAACAAAACGTCATCGGCAAAAGCTTCTCCAGCCGCCCCAACGTCGTACGCATGCTGCGAGAGCGCAGTGGCACCTTTGAAAGCGTGTCGAGTGTCGACCATCAACGGCGCCTGTACACCTTTACCCGGGTCGGCAATCTGCCGCTGACCGTCATCGTGGCCCTTTCCATCGACGAAGTGTTCGCCGCCTGGAACCGCACGGCCTATGCGATCAGTGGTGCAACAGGGGTTTTGTGCATCGGCCTGTTGTGGCTGACCTGGATGCTCTGCCGCGAGCTGCGACGGCGCCAATATGCCGAGCAGGAATTGGCGCAGCTGGCGGCCACCGATGCCTTGACCGGCGTGGCCAACCGTCGATCCCTTGATCAGACCCTGCGCCATGAATGGTTTCGCGCGCAGCGCAGTGGCAAGCCGTTGTCGTTGCTGATGATCGATGCCGATCACTTCAAGGCCTTCAATGACCGGCACGGGCATCAGGCCGGCGACGAAGCCTTGCGGGCATTGGCCGAGGTCATTCGCGCCAATGTCCATCGCCCGGCGGACCTGGTGGCTCGCTATGGTGGCGAAGAGTTTTCAGTGGTCCTGGCCGAAACTGGCAGTGAAGGCGCGCAGCAGATCGCCGAACATATCCGCGAGGCGGTGCAAAAACTGCCACTGGTGGACACCGGTGAGCCGCCGATGAGCGTGAGTATCGGCATTGCCACCTGGACAGCGGCCAGCGATATCAGCCTTGAGCAATTGCTGTTCAGTGCGGACAAGGCGTTGTATCAGGCCAAGGAAGGGGGGCGTAACCGGGTGGTGACGGCCTGACCAACTGGCCCTATCGCGAGCAGGCTCGCTCCCACATTTGCACCGCATTCCTCTGTGGGAGCGAGCCTGCTCGCGAAAGCGACCTGTCAGGCAACACAAAATTCAGGATAAAAAAAGGCCACCCGAAGGTAGCCTTTAAAAAACTAGAGAGATTTTTTGCTTACACGGCCGCAACCGGACGCATGTAAGAGATCGGTGCAGTGCTGGCGTCTTCGAACGTCACGACTTCCCAGGCATCTGTCTGCTCAATCAACTTGCGCAGCAGCTGGTTGTTCAGTGCGTGGCCGGACTTGAAGCCCTTGAACTCACCAATCAGGCTATTGCCCAGCAGGTAGAGGTCACCAATTGCATCGAGAATCTTGTGCTTCACGAATTCGTCTTCATAACGAAGGCCGTCTTCGTTCAGTACGCCATCGGCGTCGACCACAATAGCGTTTTCAACGCTGCCGCCGAGTGCGAGGTTGTGCTTGCGCAGGTACTCGATGTCACTCATGAAACCGAAAGTACGGGCGCGGCTGACTTCTTTTACGAACGAAGTGCTGGAAAAATCCACGCTTGCACTTTGGGTGCGGTCCCGGAAAACCGGGTGATCGAAATCGATCTCGAAGCTCACCTTGAACCCTTCGAAAGGGACGAAAGTGGCGCGCTTGTCGCCGTCTTCCACTGTCACTTCACGCAGGATGCGGATGAATTTCTTGGCGGCGTCCTGTTCTTCCAGGCCTGCCGATTGAATCAGGAAAACGAAGGGTCCAGCGCTGCCATCCATGATCGGGACTTCGGACGCGGAGAGCTCGACGTAGGCGTTATCGATGCCCAGGCCAGCCATGGCCGAGAGCAAGTGCTCTACCGTGTCCACTTTGACGTCGCCATTGATCAGCGTGGTCGACATAGTGGTTTCACCGACGTTTTCCGCGCGGGCAGGAATCTGCACCACAGGGTCGAGGTCAGCGCGACAAAACACAATG includes:
- the lpxC gene encoding UDP-3-O-acyl-N-acetylglucosamine deacetylase; its protein translation is MIKQRTLKNIIRATGVGLHSGEKVYLTLKPAPVDTGIVFCRADLDPVVQIPARAENVGETTMSTTLINGDVKVDTVEHLLSAMAGLGIDNAYVELSASEVPIMDGSAGPFVFLIQSAGLEEQDAAKKFIRILREVTVEDGDKRATFVPFEGFKVSFEIDFDHPVFRDRTQSASVDFSSTSFVKEVSRARTFGFMSDIEYLRKHNLALGGSVENAIVVDADGVLNEDGLRYEDEFVKHKILDAIGDLYLLGNSLIGEFKGFKSGHALNNQLLRKLIEQTDAWEVVTFEDASTAPISYMRPVAAV
- a CDS encoding heavy metal response regulator transcription factor: MRVLIIEDEEKTADYLHRGLTEQGFTVDLARDGVEGLHLALESDYAVIVLDVMLPGLDGFGVLRALRARKQTPVIMLTARERVEDRIKGLREGADDYLGKPFSFLELVARLQALTRRSGGHEPVQVSIADLWIDLISRKATRAGTRLELTAKEFSLLSVLARRQGEILSKTAIAEMVWDINFDSDANVVEVAIKRLRAKLDGPFEEKLLHTIRGMGYVLESRGVQ
- a CDS encoding sensor domain-containing diguanylate cyclase, which gives rise to MTASRTAHFQGPPGRPEIMVIVGSTLTVISILCIVTFLLIREHANAQQTATRSATTIAQLIDADVLRTVELYDLTLQGLIAAAQRDDLKQVSPQIRHLVLFDRSTTARYKGDILLLDKHGDVLADSSLIEPKPGNFADRDYFLAHTFNRDSGMFISRPFKPRCDCDDSDEWRISFSRRISSPTGEFLGVAVASMRMSYFDQLFNSLDIGNGSTLGIINDDGVLLAQKPYREQNVIGKSFSSRPNVVRMLRERSGTFESVSSVDHQRRLYTFTRVGNLPLTVIVALSIDEVFAAWNRTAYAISGATGVLCIGLLWLTWMLCRELRRRQYAEQELAQLAATDALTGVANRRSLDQTLRHEWFRAQRSGKPLSLLMIDADHFKAFNDRHGHQAGDEALRALAEVIRANVHRPADLVARYGGEEFSVVLAETGSEGAQQIAEHIREAVQKLPLVDTGEPPMSVSIGIATWTAASDISLEQLLFSADKALYQAKEGGRNRVVTA
- a CDS encoding heavy metal sensor histidine kinase; its protein translation is MSSNSIALRLSGMFTLVALLVFLLIGWALYQQVDKGLGLLPEAELDARYSVLESTVGRYGTPEHWVKINNKLNLLSEEDKRISFWIISGDPHYEYGNLTPQIRAFAQGPLGTRDMHLPEHPYPLKVLVSEFPAKDQRPALRFMIAIDTETFFHTQHHLLVALISLAIVGVLLASALGYWVARIGLKPLIKLSQEAQRLAPPLRSGRLRLSPLPPELDQFVSSFNSTLERVEQAYSRLESFNADVAHELRSPLTNLIGQTQVALTRGRSAEHYFEVLQSNLEELERLRSIINDMLFLASADQGSKATKLTSTSLADEVATTLEYLDFILEDAQVQVEVSGDAQVRIEIAHLRRALINLLNNAVQHTAPGQVIQVRIEVQEHQVSIGVANPGSPIASEHLPRLFERFYRVDASRSNSGHNHGLGLAIVKAIALMHGGDVFVRSDHGMNTFGIHLPV